A single Vicugna pacos chromosome 15, VicPac4, whole genome shotgun sequence DNA region contains:
- the LOC102544722 gene encoding large ribosomal subunit protein eL32-like yields MATLRPLVKPKIIKKRTKKFIRHQSDRYVKIKWNWQKPRGTDNRVRRRFKGQIPMRSIGYGSIKKTKHMLPSGFRKFLVHNVKELEVLLMCNKSYCAEIAHNVSSKNRKAIVERAAQLAIRVTNPNARLRSEGNE; encoded by the coding sequence ATGGCCACCCTCAGACCACTCGTGAAGCCCAAGATCATCAAAAAGAGGACCAAGAAGTTCATCCGGCACCAGTCAGACCGATATGTCAAAATTAAGTGGAACTGGCAGAAACCCAGAGGCACTGACAACAGGGTGCGCAGGAGATTCAAGGGCCAGATCCCGATGCGCAGCATCGGCTACGGGAGCATCAAGAAAACAAAGCACATGCTGCCCAGCGGCTTCCGCAAGTTCCTGGTCCACAACGTCAAGGAGCTTGAAGTGCTGCTGATGTGCAACAAATCTTATTGTGCTGAGATTGCTCACAACGTCTCCTCCAAGAACCGCAAAGCCATTGTGGAAAGAGCAGCCCAGCTGGCCATCAGAGTGACCAATCCCAATGCCAGGCTGCGCAGTGAAGGAAATGAATAG